From a single Candidatus Bathyarchaeota archaeon genomic region:
- a CDS encoding acetate--CoA ligase family protein yields the protein MRQTPQIIANAVKEGRKHLYETEAKTICMEYDIPVTAFKLAESEAEAVKAAEEIGFPVVLKIVSPDIIHKSDVGGVMLNLKNAKEVKTAYKRIMENVKKHKRDAKIIGVIVQEMAPPSTEVIVGAIKDLQFGPTLMFGLGGVFVEILKDVTFRVVPITEEEAREMLTEIKAYPLLKGYRNLPPADTEAIVKILLNTSRLVTEHLEIKELDLNPVMVYEKGAKTVDARIILE from the coding sequence ATGAGGCAAACTCCACAAATAATCGCGAATGCTGTTAAAGAAGGAAGAAAGCACCTCTATGAAACAGAGGCGAAAACAATATGCATGGAATATGACATACCTGTAACAGCTTTTAAACTAGCCGAAAGCGAAGCCGAAGCCGTTAAAGCCGCAGAGGAAATAGGCTTCCCGGTTGTTTTGAAAATAGTTTCACCCGATATAATTCACAAGTCAGACGTCGGCGGAGTAATGTTAAACTTAAAAAACGCCAAAGAAGTTAAAACTGCCTACAAACGGATAATGGAAAACGTTAAAAAACATAAAAGAGATGCAAAAATAATTGGCGTAATAGTCCAAGAAATGGCTCCACCATCAACGGAAGTCATCGTCGGCGCCATAAAAGATCTCCAGTTTGGCCCAACCTTAATGTTTGGGCTTGGAGGTGTTTTTGTTGAAATCCTGAAAGATGTTACCTTCAGAGTGGTACCAATAACCGAAGAAGAAGCCCGCGAGATGCTGACCGAAATAAAGGCCTATCCACTCCTTAAGGGTTATAGAAACCTGCCACCAGCAGACACTGAAGCGATAGTTAAAATTTTGCTAAACACTTCAAGGCTTGTAACGGAGCATCTGGAAATTAAAGAACTGGACTTAAACCCCGTAATGGTTTATGAGAAAGGCGCAAAAACGGTTGACGCAAGGATTATCCTTGAATAA
- a CDS encoding DUF373 family protein: MTSRDKKEQRRILILCVDRDGDIGTKTEIKTPLIGKEENLNAAVALALKDPEEPDANAMFEAIRLYDRLIGENKPEEVFEIATISGLELGGVGADRKIVAELSDVLKVFPANEVILVTDGYSDEAVLPLIESRVPVSSVRRVIVKHSESIEETAALFTRYLKMIMENPRYSRIALGLPGILLLILGVLAIFGMVHYYLMAFVIVLGAYLFVKGFGADRLAKRLYVWIKEYSPPPLPVQISAFSTLAGLLCIGISIYVGLSAVADLGLDWSNWLSLLPKTVGVFITTSKDLVVIGVCLALTGRAIRWYFERDARLLRNVALIVLIGWTRQILEEVSRILINPQGGYETLIFSIVIGVLIGIASILVILVIHRSAKGFFKKMLGEHKELDES; this comes from the coding sequence ATGACATCAAGGGACAAAAAAGAGCAGAGAAGAATTCTAATTCTATGCGTTGACAGAGATGGCGATATAGGAACAAAAACTGAGATTAAAACACCATTGATTGGCAAGGAGGAAAACCTTAATGCCGCAGTGGCCCTAGCTTTGAAAGATCCGGAGGAACCAGACGCAAACGCCATGTTCGAAGCTATCCGCCTCTACGATCGTTTAATCGGCGAAAACAAACCTGAAGAAGTTTTCGAAATAGCCACGATATCTGGGTTAGAGTTAGGCGGAGTTGGCGCCGACAGAAAAATAGTTGCGGAGTTAAGTGATGTTTTAAAGGTTTTCCCAGCCAATGAAGTCATTCTGGTTACTGATGGCTATTCAGACGAAGCTGTTTTGCCTCTCATAGAATCAAGGGTGCCTGTTTCCTCGGTTAGAAGGGTTATCGTGAAGCACAGCGAATCGATAGAAGAAACAGCGGCTTTGTTTACAAGATACCTCAAGATGATTATGGAGAATCCGCGCTACTCCCGCATAGCTTTGGGATTACCTGGAATTCTTCTATTAATTTTAGGCGTATTAGCCATATTTGGGATGGTTCATTATTATTTGATGGCTTTTGTTATTGTTTTAGGAGCCTACTTATTTGTGAAAGGGTTTGGAGCTGACCGGTTGGCGAAACGGCTATACGTTTGGATAAAGGAGTATTCACCTCCACCCCTTCCAGTACAAATTTCAGCTTTCTCAACCCTTGCAGGCCTTTTATGCATCGGAATAAGCATATACGTTGGGTTAAGCGCTGTGGCCGATTTGGGTTTAGATTGGTCCAACTGGCTGAGCCTTCTACCTAAAACAGTGGGCGTTTTTATCACGACTTCTAAAGACCTTGTGGTTATAGGTGTATGTTTAGCCCTAACTGGAAGGGCCATAAGATGGTATTTTGAGAGAGACGCGCGACTTTTACGTAACGTTGCCTTAATAGTTTTAATTGGGTGGACTAGACAGATTCTTGAGGAAGTATCACGCATTCTAATCAATCCTCAAGGAGGCTATGAAACATTAATATTCTCCATAGTGATTGGCGTCCTGATAGGTATAGCCTCGATTTTGGTTATACTCGTTATTCACAGGTCGGCTAAGGGTTTCTTCAAGAAAATGTTGGGGGAACATAAAGAGCTTGACGAAAGCTGA
- the mtnP gene encoding S-methyl-5'-thioadenosine phosphorylase, whose translation MAVIGGTGFEKLFAETEKLRIGTPYGILPSVSFGKIGGKNVAFIPRHGPEHSIPPHKVNYKANIYALYQLGVERIIAVNAVGAINKDFKPGDLVVPHDFVDFTKQRPTTFYDEAPVTHVDMSQPYCPEIRDTLIKCAEGIGLNLWSRAVLVCTEGPRFETPAEIEMFKRLGFDIVGMTGVPETVLARELEICYATVCFVSNMAAGMQERLTPKEVYDISRKVQPKIEQLLIEAIKALPVERKGKCSCMDALKNARIK comes from the coding sequence ATTGCAGTCATAGGTGGGACAGGATTCGAAAAACTTTTTGCAGAAACAGAAAAACTTCGCATCGGAACACCCTACGGCATTCTCCCTTCAGTTTCATTTGGGAAGATAGGTGGCAAAAACGTTGCCTTCATTCCAAGACACGGACCAGAACACTCAATTCCTCCTCATAAGGTGAATTATAAAGCGAACATTTACGCATTGTATCAGCTTGGTGTCGAAAGGATCATAGCAGTAAACGCTGTAGGTGCCATAAACAAGGACTTCAAACCAGGCGACCTTGTAGTTCCACATGATTTCGTCGATTTTACCAAACAAAGGCCTACAACTTTCTATGACGAAGCCCCGGTCACACATGTTGACATGTCTCAACCATACTGTCCAGAGATACGTGACACGCTGATTAAATGCGCTGAAGGGATTGGCTTAAACCTGTGGAGCCGCGCTGTGCTCGTTTGTACGGAAGGCCCACGCTTCGAGACCCCAGCTGAGATTGAAATGTTTAAGCGTTTAGGCTTTGACATTGTTGGCATGACTGGTGTTCCAGAGACCGTGCTTGCCCGAGAGTTAGAAATATGCTATGCAACGGTCTGCTTTGTATCTAATATGGCTGCCGGCATGCAGGAACGTCTAACGCCAAAGGAGGTCTATGATATTTCCAGAAAAGTTCAGCCTAAAATAGAGCAACTCTTAATTGAGGCCATTAAAGCTTTACCAGTAGAACGTAAAGGCAAGTGTTCATGCATGGATGCCTTAAAGAACGCGAGGATTAAATGA
- the uppS gene encoding di-trans,poly-cis-decaprenylcistransferase, giving the protein MLKSFLSVIGAYKLYEKWLWHQVKNNEKPEHIAIILDGNRRWASEKELAPWRGHKEGAEKVEQLLDWCLKLNIKSITLYAFSTENFRRPKEEVEEIMRIASEKLQKILTDERIHKNKVCVKVIGRRHLLPEHLQKLIEDVEKATQNYDKHFLNVAFAYGGRAEIVDAARKIAEKVYSKELKPEEVTEELFERYLYTSHLPKQDPDLIIRTSGEERLSGFLLWQSAYSELCFLDVYWPDFRLIDLLRAVRTFQKRKRRFGA; this is encoded by the coding sequence ATGCTGAAATCCTTTCTTTCAGTTATTGGTGCCTACAAACTTTATGAGAAGTGGCTTTGGCATCAAGTCAAAAACAACGAGAAACCAGAACATATAGCAATAATTCTTGACGGCAATAGGCGATGGGCTTCAGAAAAGGAACTTGCCCCGTGGCGTGGCCACAAAGAGGGTGCTGAGAAAGTTGAACAACTCCTAGACTGGTGTTTAAAACTTAACATAAAGTCTATAACCCTTTATGCTTTCTCAACGGAAAACTTCCGACGCCCAAAAGAGGAAGTTGAAGAAATCATGCGGATTGCAAGCGAGAAATTGCAAAAAATTTTGACGGATGAAAGAATTCACAAAAACAAGGTATGCGTAAAGGTGATTGGCAGAAGACACCTTCTGCCGGAGCATCTGCAAAAACTTATAGAAGACGTGGAAAAAGCCACTCAAAACTATGACAAACATTTTTTAAATGTTGCATTTGCCTATGGAGGAAGGGCTGAAATAGTTGACGCTGCAAGGAAAATCGCTGAAAAAGTGTACAGTAAAGAGCTGAAGCCAGAAGAGGTCACTGAAGAATTATTCGAGAGATACTTGTACACGTCGCACCTGCCCAAACAAGACCCAGACCTCATTATCAGGACTTCCGGCGAGGAACGGTTAAGCGGCTTTCTCCTTTGGCAGTCTGCCTACAGCGAACTCTGTTTCTTAGATGTTTACTGGCCTGATTTTAGATTAATCGATTTACTTAGAGCAGTACGTACTTTTCAAAAGCGTAAAAGACGGTTCGGTGCTTAA
- a CDS encoding redox-regulated ATPase YchF translates to MQKTYSRLLGIVGKPNVGKSTFFSAATLAPAEIANYPFTTIKPNRGVGYVRTPCVCKEFNVKDTPVNSICIEGERLIPVEFIDCAGLVPGAWQGRGLGNQFLDEIRKADVLIHVVDASGGTDSEGRICKPGEHDPLEDVKFLEHEITMWIANMLKKDWPRIARTAESASKDLLSILEERLSGLAIKRAHIFEAVRRTGLNADKPTAWSEEDFLRFIDTLRQIAKPMLIAANKMDIPTAEENFEKMKKMNYLVVPCCAEAELALRRAAEKKLIEYRPGDSTFRILDRGRLTENQVKALETIREKVLLKFGSTGVQDAINMAYFKLLNMITVYPVEDLEHLSDHSGRVLPDAYLVPYGTTARELAYLIHTELGESFIYAVEARERKRVGENYILKDRDIISIVSAKKRA, encoded by the coding sequence ATGCAAAAAACTTATTCGAGGCTGCTTGGCATAGTTGGAAAACCCAATGTGGGAAAATCAACATTTTTCAGCGCTGCAACTTTGGCACCTGCTGAAATCGCCAATTACCCTTTCACGACGATAAAGCCGAATAGGGGGGTAGGCTATGTACGGACGCCTTGCGTCTGCAAAGAATTCAACGTAAAAGACACACCGGTAAACTCAATATGCATTGAGGGAGAAAGGCTTATTCCAGTAGAATTCATAGACTGCGCTGGCCTCGTGCCCGGCGCGTGGCAGGGTAGAGGGTTAGGCAACCAGTTTCTAGATGAAATAAGAAAAGCTGATGTTCTGATCCACGTTGTCGACGCTTCTGGTGGAACAGACTCTGAAGGCAGGATTTGCAAGCCGGGCGAGCATGACCCTTTGGAGGATGTGAAGTTTCTTGAGCATGAAATAACTATGTGGATTGCAAACATGCTTAAGAAAGACTGGCCGAGGATCGCCAGAACCGCGGAATCTGCTTCAAAGGATCTCCTTTCAATCTTGGAGGAGAGACTTAGCGGACTAGCCATCAAACGAGCTCACATTTTTGAGGCGGTTAGAAGAACAGGGTTAAATGCGGATAAACCAACGGCTTGGAGCGAGGAGGACTTCCTTAGATTTATTGACACGCTTAGGCAGATAGCCAAACCCATGCTAATCGCGGCTAACAAGATGGACATACCAACAGCTGAAGAAAACTTCGAGAAAATGAAGAAAATGAACTATTTAGTGGTTCCATGCTGCGCCGAAGCTGAATTGGCATTGCGAAGGGCTGCGGAGAAAAAGCTAATAGAGTACAGACCTGGAGACAGCACTTTCAGAATACTGGACCGTGGAAGATTAACTGAAAATCAAGTTAAAGCCCTAGAAACTATAAGAGAGAAAGTCCTGCTGAAGTTTGGCTCCACCGGGGTTCAGGACGCTATAAATATGGCCTACTTCAAACTCTTAAACATGATCACGGTTTATCCTGTAGAAGATTTGGAACATTTATCAGATCACAGCGGAAGAGTTTTGCCTGACGCATATCTAGTGCCTTACGGGACGACGGCTCGGGAACTTGCCTACCTGATCCACACGGAGCTCGGCGAAAGCTTCATTTACGCCGTGGAGGCCAGAGAACGCAAAAGAGTCGGCGAAAACTACATCCTTAAAGATAGAGATATAATCTCAATAGTAAGTGCCAAGAAAAGAGCTTAG
- a CDS encoding class II aldolase/adducin family protein — MMERYTGVKFKTKFLRKEPPEDKRIAELAKWCKMFHLHGLAPVVNGKSMGNLSFRLMEGSNEFIITASGLGPKDSLSPECFVKVVSCDMDSRTVYVHGVREPSSESFLHYRIYFLRRDAQAVFHGHDTAITEHAKELGVVETKEWKPYGSLELVRSVEEVLNKNNFLIMKKHGFISIGTSMEEAGRLTLEKKKVVEGLLNKF; from the coding sequence ATGATGGAAAGGTACACTGGAGTTAAGTTTAAAACGAAATTTTTGCGGAAAGAGCCGCCTGAAGATAAAAGAATTGCAGAGTTGGCTAAATGGTGCAAGATGTTCCATTTGCATGGGCTTGCACCGGTTGTTAATGGCAAATCTATGGGAAACTTGAGTTTTAGACTCATGGAAGGATCAAACGAGTTTATAATTACCGCGTCTGGGCTTGGCCCTAAAGATTCGCTCAGCCCAGAATGTTTTGTTAAAGTAGTTAGCTGTGACATGGATAGTCGAACAGTCTATGTTCACGGAGTTAGAGAACCCTCGTCTGAAAGCTTTCTACATTACAGGATTTATTTTCTGAGACGAGACGCTCAAGCAGTTTTCCACGGTCACGACACGGCAATAACCGAGCATGCGAAAGAATTGGGGGTTGTTGAAACCAAAGAGTGGAAGCCCTATGGTAGTCTAGAGCTTGTTAGAAGCGTTGAAGAAGTGTTAAACAAGAACAACTTCTTAATTATGAAAAAGCATGGTTTTATATCAATCGGTACCTCAATGGAAGAAGCAGGAAGACTTACCTTAGAAAAGAAGAAGGTTGTTGAAGGGCTGCTAAATAAATTTTAG
- a CDS encoding TatD family nuclease-associated radical SAM protein, with translation MSSKKKASLVYWLGENLYFNITNRCSNNCYFCLRNFRDGVGGFSLKLEREPTIAEVIAELENVMNRRNWREMVFCGFGEPLERLDCVLEVSRWIKSHYGKIVTLRIDTNGQAFLLNKGRAVVEELKTAGIDKVSVSLNAHSKETYSQVCRPAFENAFESILEFIEKAKKLLDVEVTAVRIPEVNINAIEEIAKKLGVKFRVRDYIQPFW, from the coding sequence ATGTCCAGCAAGAAAAAGGCTAGTTTAGTCTATTGGCTTGGGGAAAATCTCTATTTTAACATAACCAACAGATGCTCAAACAACTGTTACTTTTGCTTAAGGAACTTTCGGGATGGTGTTGGCGGTTTCAGCTTAAAACTTGAAAGAGAGCCGACGATTGCTGAGGTGATCGCAGAACTTGAGAATGTTATGAATAGGAGAAACTGGAGGGAGATGGTTTTCTGCGGGTTTGGTGAGCCATTAGAACGGCTGGACTGCGTACTAGAGGTTAGTAGGTGGATAAAAAGTCATTACGGGAAAATTGTGACATTGAGAATAGACACAAACGGGCAAGCTTTCCTGCTTAACAAGGGACGAGCCGTCGTAGAAGAATTGAAAACCGCCGGCATAGACAAGGTGAGCGTAAGCCTAAACGCCCACAGCAAGGAAACATACAGTCAAGTCTGCAGACCAGCCTTCGAGAACGCTTTCGAGAGCATTTTAGAATTCATTGAAAAAGCCAAGAAACTTTTGGACGTAGAGGTAACAGCTGTGCGGATTCCAGAAGTTAACATCAACGCAATAGAGGAAATCGCAAAAAAACTGGGTGTCAAGTTTAGGGTTAGAGACTACATACAGCCTTTTTGGTGA
- a CDS encoding CTP synthase encodes MTKYVFVTGGVLSSVGKGIVTSSIGKMLQARGYNVTAIKIDPYVNVDAGTMNPYMHGEVYVTEDGGETDLDLGWYERFLDLSLKKENNITTGIVYKAVIEKERRGDFLGRCVQIVPHVTNEIKSRIRSVAANSSADVVLTEVGGTVGDIEGLPFLEAIRQMRLEEGFENTLYVHVALVPILDVTKEMKTKPLQHSVNELRRIGIQPDIIVARCSQMIDSETLRKIALFGTIPENAVFCSYNVESIYQVPLILDEQGMGNFICRRLGLLERIPDYNDWKKFINAILNPEHEIKIALVGKYAGLVDSYVSMNEALRHAGAACRTKVCIHYIEAEIFEKNPNNVEILKDFDGIFVPYGFGPRGAEGKIAAIKFARENNIPFLGICFGFQLAVVEFARNVCSLEGANSTEIDPDSPHPVIDLMPEQRGIELKGATMRLGAHKVLIKPGTLAYKLYRSEEIFERHRHRFEVNIDYLKKFEENGLMFSGRSPDGKRMEILELPNHYFFLASQFHGEFKSRPGKPNPEYYGFVKACLDRKLGKTKLEF; translated from the coding sequence GTGACAAAGTATGTTTTCGTTACTGGCGGTGTTTTAAGCTCTGTAGGTAAGGGTATTGTAACCTCTTCCATCGGTAAAATGCTCCAGGCAAGGGGCTATAATGTAACGGCTATAAAAATAGATCCTTACGTGAATGTTGACGCTGGAACCATGAATCCTTACATGCACGGCGAAGTCTACGTGACAGAAGACGGTGGCGAAACTGATTTGGATCTTGGCTGGTATGAACGTTTTCTCGATCTAAGCTTGAAAAAAGAGAATAACATTACAACTGGAATAGTTTATAAGGCTGTTATAGAGAAGGAACGCCGTGGAGACTTTCTTGGAAGATGTGTCCAAATAGTCCCACACGTTACCAACGAGATTAAGAGTCGCATAAGGAGCGTTGCGGCGAACTCAAGCGCAGACGTTGTATTAACAGAAGTTGGTGGGACGGTTGGTGACATTGAAGGATTGCCTTTTCTAGAAGCTATACGCCAAATGCGTTTGGAGGAAGGATTTGAAAACACTTTGTATGTTCATGTGGCTCTAGTCCCGATTCTAGATGTTACAAAAGAAATGAAAACGAAACCACTGCAGCACAGCGTTAACGAGCTTCGCCGCATTGGCATTCAGCCAGATATAATTGTTGCACGGTGCTCACAAATGATAGACTCTGAAACTTTAAGAAAAATAGCATTATTTGGAACAATACCGGAAAACGCCGTTTTCTGCTCTTACAACGTCGAATCTATTTACCAAGTTCCGCTTATCCTTGACGAGCAAGGAATGGGCAATTTCATTTGTAGGCGACTCGGGCTTCTGGAACGCATACCAGACTATAACGACTGGAAAAAATTTATTAACGCCATACTCAATCCGGAGCATGAAATTAAAATAGCGCTTGTTGGAAAATATGCGGGTTTAGTCGACAGTTACGTAAGTATGAACGAGGCGCTCCGCCATGCAGGAGCAGCATGTAGAACAAAAGTTTGCATTCACTACATTGAAGCTGAAATTTTCGAGAAGAACCCAAACAATGTTGAGATACTAAAAGATTTTGATGGAATCTTTGTTCCCTATGGTTTCGGTCCAAGAGGAGCTGAAGGAAAAATTGCGGCCATAAAATTTGCAAGGGAAAACAATATACCTTTCTTGGGGATATGCTTTGGCTTTCAGTTGGCTGTGGTGGAGTTCGCCCGCAACGTGTGCAGTTTAGAAGGAGCCAACAGCACTGAAATAGACCCTGACTCACCACATCCAGTCATTGACCTTATGCCTGAGCAGAGGGGCATAGAACTCAAAGGAGCCACGATGCGACTGGGCGCGCACAAAGTACTCATAAAGCCGGGCACTTTGGCGTATAAACTTTACCGAAGCGAGGAAATCTTTGAGCGTCACCGCCACAGATTTGAAGTGAACATAGACTACCTAAAAAAATTTGAAGAGAACGGTCTCATGTTTTCCGGCAGAAGCCCAGATGGCAAAAGGATGGAAATCCTAGAGTTGCCGAATCACTATTTCTTTCTAGCATCTCAATTCCATGGTGAGTTTAAAAGTCGACCCGGTAAGCCTAATCCAGAATATTACGGTTTTGTGAAGGCTTGCTTAGATCGTAAGCTTGGAAAAACAAAACTAGAATTTTAA
- a CDS encoding HDIG domain-containing protein, which translates to MTREEALNIVRKHVSKRNILYHMLAVEAIMRSLARQFEENEEKWGLVGLLHDVDYEKTETSPEKHSLIAEEILKEAVPKELLRAIKAHNFKHTGVEPKSRMEKALIASDAVSGLLVACALVMPSKKLAEVKVETVVKKFKDKDFARGVERERILLCEEIGIPKERFFEIALNSLRGIAQEIGL; encoded by the coding sequence CTGACAAGAGAAGAAGCCTTAAACATTGTTAGAAAGCATGTATCGAAAAGGAACATTCTCTATCACATGCTTGCAGTGGAAGCGATAATGCGGAGTCTAGCAAGACAATTCGAGGAAAATGAAGAAAAATGGGGTCTAGTAGGCCTACTACACGACGTGGACTATGAGAAGACAGAAACTTCACCAGAAAAGCACTCCCTAATTGCAGAGGAAATCCTCAAGGAAGCAGTGCCTAAAGAACTTTTGAGGGCGATAAAAGCGCACAATTTCAAACATACAGGTGTCGAGCCGAAAAGCAGAATGGAGAAGGCATTAATCGCCAGTGACGCAGTTTCAGGTTTGCTGGTGGCATGTGCTCTCGTGATGCCTTCTAAAAAATTGGCAGAAGTAAAGGTAGAGACGGTGGTGAAAAAGTTCAAAGACAAAGACTTTGCAAGGGGGGTCGAAAGGGAAAGAATTCTCCTATGCGAGGAAATTGGAATTCCTAAGGAGAGATTTTTTGAGATAGCCTTAAACAGTTTAAGAGGAATTGCCCAAGAGATAGGCTTATAA
- a CDS encoding flippase-like domain-containing protein — translation MVSAKPKLTWKTVVLPLVGIAAFLAYLYFFRADMPEIVATIRTADTLIYFLAALLIFVDTFLYAMAWRSLLLHLSVKLSVLKSYLYVWYGTFMDLIIPAESISGEISRIYLITREHGSDVSGKVVASLVAHRLISMGVGLATLIVGISLLLAESHLSSLIFNLSLFLISATAFFLVFLLFLCIKKDWTLRIIDRLLEIVGHIIKGKWNLAKVRGDILRTAEMFHDSMREFGRAPEIVFLSIFLSSLSWLSYLAISYMVFVAIRFPTSFRLWSVILVTQAIVAAIKSIPVGIPFEVGLPEITMTTIYVVLGVPMGVSATATILSRLLTVWLRFFVGFAVQEWIEIKAVKASLNAGLIEKG, via the coding sequence ATGGTTTCAGCCAAGCCTAAACTCACTTGGAAAACTGTGGTCTTGCCGCTGGTGGGCATAGCGGCCTTCCTTGCGTATCTATACTTTTTCCGAGCGGATATGCCTGAAATTGTTGCAACTATTCGAACAGCTGACACGCTCATATATTTTTTGGCCGCTTTACTAATCTTTGTTGACACTTTTCTTTACGCAATGGCTTGGCGTAGTCTTCTATTACACTTGTCCGTGAAACTTTCAGTTTTAAAGTCCTACCTATACGTTTGGTATGGAACATTTATGGACTTAATTATTCCAGCTGAATCCATAAGCGGAGAAATTTCAAGAATCTATTTGATCACGAGAGAACATGGAAGCGACGTGAGCGGTAAAGTTGTTGCCTCTCTTGTAGCTCATAGACTTATAAGTATGGGCGTCGGTTTGGCAACACTTATTGTTGGGATAAGCTTACTTTTGGCAGAATCCCATCTTAGCAGTCTAATTTTTAACTTAAGCCTATTTTTAATAAGTGCAACTGCGTTCTTTCTAGTTTTCCTTCTATTTTTGTGTATAAAGAAAGACTGGACCTTAAGGATTATTGACCGCTTGTTAGAGATTGTTGGTCATATCATTAAAGGGAAATGGAACCTTGCAAAAGTTAGGGGAGACATCCTTAGAACTGCTGAAATGTTCCATGATTCCATGCGGGAATTTGGGCGCGCTCCAGAGATAGTATTCTTGTCCATTTTTTTGTCAAGTCTTTCATGGCTTTCTTATTTAGCTATCTCATATATGGTTTTCGTGGCAATAAGATTTCCCACAAGTTTTCGCCTTTGGAGTGTAATTTTGGTAACACAAGCCATAGTGGCAGCTATAAAGTCTATTCCAGTGGGTATTCCATTTGAGGTTGGTTTGCCGGAGATAACCATGACAACCATCTATGTAGTTTTAGGAGTGCCTATGGGTGTAAGTGCGACAGCAACCATACTAAGCAGGCTCTTAACAGTGTGGTTGAGATTTTTCGTAGGGTTTGCCGTCCAAGAGTGGATTGAAATTAAGGCTGTGAAAGCCTCGCTAAACGCTGGTCTAATAGAGAAAGGCTAA
- the rimI gene encoding ribosomal protein S18-alanine N-acetyltransferase, translated as MPIIIEDASIKHLDRLYEIEMECFKKEAFTKQQIAQLLKSPNSISLIAKEDEHIVGFVIGMLFIEDSKPIGHILTIDVAQSHRRKGIGIKLLQEIEKIFKNKHAGVCRLEVREDNIAALNLYHKLGYRKTLKLEYYYGNAHGILLEKPLL; from the coding sequence ATGCCGATAATAATAGAAGACGCGTCAATCAAACACTTAGATAGGCTTTACGAAATTGAAATGGAATGTTTTAAAAAAGAAGCTTTCACTAAACAGCAAATAGCCCAACTACTTAAAAGTCCAAATTCCATAAGCTTAATTGCAAAAGAGGATGAGCATATCGTTGGCTTTGTTATTGGCATGTTATTTATCGAAGACAGCAAACCCATTGGGCATATTTTAACGATAGATGTAGCGCAAAGCCACCGTCGAAAAGGGATCGGAATAAAACTTTTGCAAGAAATAGAAAAAATCTTCAAAAACAAGCATGCCGGAGTTTGCCGCCTTGAAGTAAGGGAGGACAACATTGCTGCGTTAAACCTCTACCATAAACTTGGATATAGAAAGACCTTGAAGTTAGAATATTACTACGGAAACGCTCACGGGATTCTTCTAGAGAAACCGCTACTCTAA
- a CDS encoding DNA-binding protein — MAEGKIGRIIFSKIKTGEDLIEAIKEKAEKCGVKAGLLIVIGTLENATLGYYKGGEYKYIRIDEPLEIASCMGNIAVEENGETAIHVHIVVTTNEGKAFGGHLMNGSRVGATAELVIIEALDVNLKRAFDETTKLKLLNLE; from the coding sequence ATGGCTGAGGGAAAAATTGGGAGAATCATTTTTTCCAAAATAAAAACGGGTGAAGACTTGATTGAGGCCATTAAAGAGAAAGCTGAAAAATGCGGAGTTAAGGCTGGGTTGTTGATTGTTATAGGTACTCTTGAAAATGCTACACTGGGCTACTACAAAGGTGGCGAGTACAAATACATTCGCATAGATGAGCCTCTAGAGATAGCTTCATGCATGGGAAACATCGCCGTTGAAGAGAACGGTGAGACAGCAATTCACGTCCACATTGTAGTTACAACTAATGAAGGTAAAGCGTTTGGCGGTCACTTAATGAATGGTTCCCGAGTTGGAGCCACAGCAGAGCTTGTAATAATTGAAGCTTTAGATGTAAACCTAAAAAGAGCTTTTGATGAAACGACAAAGCTTAAACTCTTGAATTTAGAGTAG
- a CDS encoding helix-hairpin-helix domain-containing protein — protein sequence MRSDYALYTVAVIFFIITGIICFYQVNYRELWIVTTTVLGLFFIGVGYTQRPKNTKAKTPLPAAPVITIKEEEKTSIEATPISTLELTEIKGIGAKRAEHLKALGIANVGDLAKASAEDLASKLKISPKITRRWVEDAKKLLEKT from the coding sequence ATGCGGTCAGATTATGCTCTATATACAGTAGCAGTAATATTTTTTATAATAACTGGGATAATTTGCTTCTATCAAGTAAATTACAGAGAACTTTGGATAGTTACAACGACAGTCTTGGGATTGTTTTTCATAGGGGTCGGATACACTCAAAGGCCAAAAAACACAAAAGCTAAAACACCCTTACCAGCAGCACCTGTTATAACAATTAAAGAAGAGGAGAAAACTTCGATAGAAGCCACCCCAATTTCGACGCTAGAGTTAACTGAGATTAAGGGTATTGGCGCAAAGCGGGCGGAGCATCTAAAAGCATTAGGCATTGCAAATGTTGGAGATTTAGCAAAGGCTTCGGCAGAAGACTTAGCCTCCAAACTTAAGATTTCGCCAAAAATAACTAGAAGATGGGTTGAAGACGCAAAAAAGCTCCTTGAAAAAACTTAG